The Ranitomeya imitator isolate aRanImi1 chromosome 3, aRanImi1.pri, whole genome shotgun sequence genome has a window encoding:
- the BUD23 gene encoding 18S rRNA (guanine-N(7))-methyltransferase isoform X1 — MAKSVRRPEQTGPAELFYNEDEAQKYTHNSRIIEIQSQMSERAVELLCLPEDQPCYLLDVGCGSGLSGDFISEQGHHWVGIDISTAMLDVALEREVEGDLILGDMGQGIPFRPGTFDGCISISALQWLCNADKKTHNPPQRLFRFFSTLYSALARSARAVLQLYPENGEQLELVTAQAMRAGFTGGMVVDYPNSTKAKKFFLCLFVGVSAVLPKGLGEGSAEQGSRHQASFTNERMRFKNVRGKSVKKSRDWILEKKERRRRQGKQVRADTKFTGRKRRPQF, encoded by the exons ATGGCGAAGAGTGTGAGGAGGCCGGAGCAGACCGGACCCGCAGAACTG TTCTACAATGAAGATGAAGCTCAAAAATACACACACAA CTCCCGTATTATAGAAATTCAGTCTCAGATGTCTGAGCGGGCCGTGGAGCTCCTGTGCTTACCTGAGGATCAGCCTTGCTACCTCCTGGATGTCGG gTGTGGTTCTGGTTTGAGTGGAGACTTCATATCTGAGCAGGGGCATCACTGGGTGGGCATCGACATCAGTACTGCCATGCTAG ATGTGGCATTAGAACGAGAAGTAGAGGGGGACTTGATCCTTGGGGATATGGGGCAAGGTATTCCCTTCCGACCTGGAACGTTTGATGGCTGCATCAG TATCTCAGCTCTGCAATGGCTCTGTAATGCTGATAAGAAGACGCATAATCCTCCTCAGCGGCTCTTCCGCTTTTTCTCTACTCTTTACTCTGCTCTG GCTCGTAGTGCTCGTGCAGTCCTCCAGCTGTATCCTGAAAATGGAGAGCAG CTAGAATTGGTAACAGCTCAGGCAATGCGAGCCGGATTTACTGGTGGCATGGTAGTGGACTATCCCAACAGTACCAAGGCTAAGAA ATTTTTCTTGTGCCTGTTTGTCGGTGTATCTGCAGTGTTGCCTAAG GGTCTGGGAGAAGGGTCAGCAGAACAGGGATCTAGACATCAGGCATCATTCACCAATGAGAG GATGCGATTTAAAAATGTCCGAGGGAAATCGGTGAAGAAAAGCAGAGATTGGATACTGGAGAAAAAGGAACGGCGTAGACGACAGGGAAA GCAAGTTCGGGCAGACACAAAGTTCACAGGACGCAAGAGAAGACCTCAGTTTTAG
- the BUD23 gene encoding 18S rRNA (guanine-N(7))-methyltransferase isoform X2, with protein sequence MKMKLKNTHTKIQSQMSERAVELLCLPEDQPCYLLDVGCGSGLSGDFISEQGHHWVGIDISTAMLDVALEREVEGDLILGDMGQGIPFRPGTFDGCISISALQWLCNADKKTHNPPQRLFRFFSTLYSALARSARAVLQLYPENGEQLELVTAQAMRAGFTGGMVVDYPNSTKAKKFFLCLFVGVSAVLPKGLGEGSAEQGSRHQASFTNERMRFKNVRGKSVKKSRDWILEKKERRRRQGKQVRADTKFTGRKRRPQF encoded by the exons ATGAAGATGAAGCTCAAAAATACACACACAA AAATTCAGTCTCAGATGTCTGAGCGGGCCGTGGAGCTCCTGTGCTTACCTGAGGATCAGCCTTGCTACCTCCTGGATGTCGG gTGTGGTTCTGGTTTGAGTGGAGACTTCATATCTGAGCAGGGGCATCACTGGGTGGGCATCGACATCAGTACTGCCATGCTAG ATGTGGCATTAGAACGAGAAGTAGAGGGGGACTTGATCCTTGGGGATATGGGGCAAGGTATTCCCTTCCGACCTGGAACGTTTGATGGCTGCATCAG TATCTCAGCTCTGCAATGGCTCTGTAATGCTGATAAGAAGACGCATAATCCTCCTCAGCGGCTCTTCCGCTTTTTCTCTACTCTTTACTCTGCTCTG GCTCGTAGTGCTCGTGCAGTCCTCCAGCTGTATCCTGAAAATGGAGAGCAG CTAGAATTGGTAACAGCTCAGGCAATGCGAGCCGGATTTACTGGTGGCATGGTAGTGGACTATCCCAACAGTACCAAGGCTAAGAA ATTTTTCTTGTGCCTGTTTGTCGGTGTATCTGCAGTGTTGCCTAAG GGTCTGGGAGAAGGGTCAGCAGAACAGGGATCTAGACATCAGGCATCATTCACCAATGAGAG GATGCGATTTAAAAATGTCCGAGGGAAATCGGTGAAGAAAAGCAGAGATTGGATACTGGAGAAAAAGGAACGGCGTAGACGACAGGGAAA GCAAGTTCGGGCAGACACAAAGTTCACAGGACGCAAGAGAAGACCTCAGTTTTAG